The Populus nigra chromosome 19, ddPopNigr1.1, whole genome shotgun sequence genome includes a window with the following:
- the LOC133680460 gene encoding uncharacterized protein LOC133680460 isoform X2, producing MAFHVACPITCRRICFCSLGFPRDLHSTKPKADFLFDVARIDEFLKDPLGIRASREGTVLVSVPKVVPVPPPIPPTHSLEVVQARDREGDGGVVEDASTQTKRVAIQRQAAAAKASAEYYAKKVVSKDTPGEDVGPLCQICFVGETGRSERARKMLPCKSCGKKYHRSCLKTWARHRDLFHWSSWTCPSCQTCEVCRRTGDPNKFMFCKRCDGAYHCYCQHPPHKNVSSGPYLCPKHTRCHSCGSSVPGNGLSVRWFLGYTCCDACGRLFVKGNYCPVCLKVYRDSESTPMVCCDICQRWVHCHCDGISDEKYLQFQVDGNLQYQCATCRGECYQVKDLEDAVQELWRRRDKADRGLIASLRAAAGLPAQEDIFSISPYSDDDGNGPEALRNDFGHSIKPSLKGIVSKSPKKSKDRGKKHWNKKDSSKKDSYAASISKTEPLQLDIHSCVHDLDDYKNDDTESQAKGGLGRCSSPVPGIVNHTEGTCSIDQPGGLKHKFVDEVMVSDGERTSKVVKIKSNKPHDFDSGYDTEKHAGMSKSVKAKKLVINLGARKINITSPKSDAQSCQGKQDWKASNVDHTGKTKGLIKFARREGNLIKFGKVKAEASNFSPKSDGASHADGYETIPLDYARVSSAKKSLEGSRAAVGPAGEVPKLRSDRLSVGKQSEVRVDTHTESNDESGDTPILQSLQKDSKFSLKLKIKKPNFENQSSLIPLREEEKSNIRGQRSKRKRALNFMEKTMSNEDEGMPQSHLDSEMMEANWILKKLGYDAIGKRVEVHQPSDNSWHKGVVSDIVEDTSMLSITLDDDRVKTLELGKQAVRFVSQKQKRSKT from the exons ATGGCCTTTCACGTAGCTTGCCCAATTACATG TCGCCGAATTTGTTTTTGCTCCCTAGGGTTTCCGCGAGATCTCCACTCTACGAAACCAAAGGCCGACTTCCTGTTCGATGTAGCGAGAATCGATGAGTTTTTGAAGGATCCTTTGGGAATTAGGGCTTCCAGGGAAGGAACTGTCCTGGTATCCGTTCCTAAGGTTGTACCTGTGCCTCCTCCGATTCCCCCGACGCATTCGCTAGAGGTCGTTCAGGCGCGAGATAGAGAAGGTGATGGTGGTGTGGTGGAGGATGCTTCAACGCAGACTAAGCGCGTGGCTATTCAAAGGCAGGCTGCTGCTGCTAAGGCATCTGCCGAGTATTATGCTAAGAAG GTTGTCTCAAAAGATACTCCAGGAGAAGATGTGGGTCCATTATGTCAGATATGCTTTGTGGGTGAAACTGGACGAAGTGAGAGAGCGAGGAAGATGCTCCCATGCAAAAGTTGTGGCAAGAAAtaccacaggagctgtttgaaAACTTGGGCTCGGCATAGAG ATTTATTTCACTGGAGTTCGTGGACCTGTCCATCTTGCCAAACTTGTGAG GTATGCCGAAGAACAGGAGATCCAAATAAGTTTATGTTTTGCAAAAGGTGTGATGGTGCTTATCACTGTTACTGCCAGCATCCTCCACACAAG AATGTCAGTTCTGGACCATACTTGTGCCCCAAACATACAAGATGTCACAGCTGTGGATCTTCTGTCCCAGGAAATGGACTAAGTGTGAG GTGGTTTCTGGGATACACTTGCTGTGATGCTTGTGGAAGATTATTTGTGAAGGGAAATTATTGCCCTGTTTGCTTGAAG GTTTATAGAGATTCAGAATCAACTCCAATGGTTTGCTGTGATATATGCCAGCGATGGGTGCACTGTCATTGTGATGGCATCAG TGATGAAAAATATCTTCAGTTTCAAGTAGACGGAAACCTCCAGTACCAATGTGCCACATGTCGTGGGGAATGCTATCAG GTAAAGGATCTCGAAGATGCTGTTCAAGAGCTGTGGAGGCGACGAGATAAGGCTGATCGAGGTTTAATTGCAAGCTTGAGAGCTGCTGCTGGGTTGCCAGCCCAAGAAGACATATTTTCTATCTCTCCTTATTCAGATGATGATGGAAATGGTCCGGAGGCACTAAGGAATGATTTTGGGCATTCTATAAAACCCTCTCTCAAAGGGATAGTCAGCAAGTCACCAAAGAAGAGCAAGGATCGTGGAAAGAAACATTGGAATAAAAAAGATTCCAGTAAAAAAGATTCTTATGCTGCTTCAATTAGTAAGACAGAACCACTTCAGCTGGACATTCATTCTTGTGTACATGATTTGGATGATTACAAGAATGATGACACAGAGTCTCAAGCAAAAGGAGGATTGGGTAGATGTTCTTCTCCTGTTCCTGGAATTGTGAATCACACTGAAGGGACTTGCTCTATCGATCAGCCAGGTGGTTTGAAACACAAGTTTGTTGACGAGGTGATGGTGAGCGACGGAGAAAGGACATCCAAAGTTGTTAAAATCAAGAGTAATAAGCCTCATGATTTTGATAGTGGGTATGATACTGAAAAACATGCTGGCATGTCAAAGTCTGTTAAGGCAAAGAAATTAGTAATAAATTTAGGTGCACGCAAAATAAACATCACCAGTCCAAAATCTGATGCTCAAAGCTGCCAAGGCAAACAAGATTGGAAGGCTTCCAATG TTGATCACACAGGGAAAACAAAAGGCTTGATTAAGTTTGCAAGGAGAGAAGGGAATTTGATTAAGTTTGGAAAAGTAAAAGCTGAAGCTTCAAACTTCAGTCCCAAATCCGATGGAGCGAGTCATGCTGATGGTTATGAAACCATTCCCCTAGATTATGCTCGTGTTTCATCAGCTAAAAAGAGCCTTGAAGGAAGCAGGGCTGCAGTGGGACCTGCAGGTGAAGTCCCTAAATTAAGAAGTGACAGATTATCTGTGGGAAAGCAATCAGAGGTCAGGGTTGATACGCATACAGAAAGCAATGATGAATCTGGTGACACTCCTATATTGCAATCATtacaaaaggattcaaaattttctttgaagCTAAAGATTAAGAAACCTAATTTTGAAAATCAGAGTTCTCTGATTCCTCTTCGTGAAGAAGAAAAGAGTAACATAAGGGGCCAAAGGTCAAAAAGGAAGAGAGCTTTGAACTTCATGGAGAAAACGATGTCTAATGAAGATGAAGGTATGCCACAATCACATCTAGACAGTGAAATGATGGAGGCTAATTGGATATtgaaaaaattgggttatgatgcTATTGGAAAGAGAGTAGAAGTTCATCAGCCATCTGACAATTCATG GCACAAGGGAGTTGTCTCTGACATTGTTGAAGATACATCAATGTTATCTATTACTCTAGATGATGATAGAGTAAAGACCTTGGAACTTGGGAAGCAAGCAGTTCGCTTTGTTTCTCAAAAGCAAAAGAGGTCAAAAACATGA
- the LOC133680460 gene encoding uncharacterized protein LOC133680460 isoform X1, which produces MAFHVACPITCRRICFCSLGFPRDLHSTKPKADFLFDVARIDEFLKDPLGIRASREGTVLVSVPKVVPVPPPIPPTHSLEVVQARDREGDGGVVEDASTQTKRVAIQRQAAAAKASAEYYAKKVESGDTVVSKDTPGEDVGPLCQICFVGETGRSERARKMLPCKSCGKKYHRSCLKTWARHRDLFHWSSWTCPSCQTCEVCRRTGDPNKFMFCKRCDGAYHCYCQHPPHKNVSSGPYLCPKHTRCHSCGSSVPGNGLSVRWFLGYTCCDACGRLFVKGNYCPVCLKVYRDSESTPMVCCDICQRWVHCHCDGISDEKYLQFQVDGNLQYQCATCRGECYQVKDLEDAVQELWRRRDKADRGLIASLRAAAGLPAQEDIFSISPYSDDDGNGPEALRNDFGHSIKPSLKGIVSKSPKKSKDRGKKHWNKKDSSKKDSYAASISKTEPLQLDIHSCVHDLDDYKNDDTESQAKGGLGRCSSPVPGIVNHTEGTCSIDQPGGLKHKFVDEVMVSDGERTSKVVKIKSNKPHDFDSGYDTEKHAGMSKSVKAKKLVINLGARKINITSPKSDAQSCQGKQDWKASNVDHTGKTKGLIKFARREGNLIKFGKVKAEASNFSPKSDGASHADGYETIPLDYARVSSAKKSLEGSRAAVGPAGEVPKLRSDRLSVGKQSEVRVDTHTESNDESGDTPILQSLQKDSKFSLKLKIKKPNFENQSSLIPLREEEKSNIRGQRSKRKRALNFMEKTMSNEDEGMPQSHLDSEMMEANWILKKLGYDAIGKRVEVHQPSDNSWHKGVVSDIVEDTSMLSITLDDDRVKTLELGKQAVRFVSQKQKRSKT; this is translated from the exons ATGGCCTTTCACGTAGCTTGCCCAATTACATG TCGCCGAATTTGTTTTTGCTCCCTAGGGTTTCCGCGAGATCTCCACTCTACGAAACCAAAGGCCGACTTCCTGTTCGATGTAGCGAGAATCGATGAGTTTTTGAAGGATCCTTTGGGAATTAGGGCTTCCAGGGAAGGAACTGTCCTGGTATCCGTTCCTAAGGTTGTACCTGTGCCTCCTCCGATTCCCCCGACGCATTCGCTAGAGGTCGTTCAGGCGCGAGATAGAGAAGGTGATGGTGGTGTGGTGGAGGATGCTTCAACGCAGACTAAGCGCGTGGCTATTCAAAGGCAGGCTGCTGCTGCTAAGGCATCTGCCGAGTATTATGCTAAGAAGGTCGAGTCTGGTGATACc GTTGTCTCAAAAGATACTCCAGGAGAAGATGTGGGTCCATTATGTCAGATATGCTTTGTGGGTGAAACTGGACGAAGTGAGAGAGCGAGGAAGATGCTCCCATGCAAAAGTTGTGGCAAGAAAtaccacaggagctgtttgaaAACTTGGGCTCGGCATAGAG ATTTATTTCACTGGAGTTCGTGGACCTGTCCATCTTGCCAAACTTGTGAG GTATGCCGAAGAACAGGAGATCCAAATAAGTTTATGTTTTGCAAAAGGTGTGATGGTGCTTATCACTGTTACTGCCAGCATCCTCCACACAAG AATGTCAGTTCTGGACCATACTTGTGCCCCAAACATACAAGATGTCACAGCTGTGGATCTTCTGTCCCAGGAAATGGACTAAGTGTGAG GTGGTTTCTGGGATACACTTGCTGTGATGCTTGTGGAAGATTATTTGTGAAGGGAAATTATTGCCCTGTTTGCTTGAAG GTTTATAGAGATTCAGAATCAACTCCAATGGTTTGCTGTGATATATGCCAGCGATGGGTGCACTGTCATTGTGATGGCATCAG TGATGAAAAATATCTTCAGTTTCAAGTAGACGGAAACCTCCAGTACCAATGTGCCACATGTCGTGGGGAATGCTATCAG GTAAAGGATCTCGAAGATGCTGTTCAAGAGCTGTGGAGGCGACGAGATAAGGCTGATCGAGGTTTAATTGCAAGCTTGAGAGCTGCTGCTGGGTTGCCAGCCCAAGAAGACATATTTTCTATCTCTCCTTATTCAGATGATGATGGAAATGGTCCGGAGGCACTAAGGAATGATTTTGGGCATTCTATAAAACCCTCTCTCAAAGGGATAGTCAGCAAGTCACCAAAGAAGAGCAAGGATCGTGGAAAGAAACATTGGAATAAAAAAGATTCCAGTAAAAAAGATTCTTATGCTGCTTCAATTAGTAAGACAGAACCACTTCAGCTGGACATTCATTCTTGTGTACATGATTTGGATGATTACAAGAATGATGACACAGAGTCTCAAGCAAAAGGAGGATTGGGTAGATGTTCTTCTCCTGTTCCTGGAATTGTGAATCACACTGAAGGGACTTGCTCTATCGATCAGCCAGGTGGTTTGAAACACAAGTTTGTTGACGAGGTGATGGTGAGCGACGGAGAAAGGACATCCAAAGTTGTTAAAATCAAGAGTAATAAGCCTCATGATTTTGATAGTGGGTATGATACTGAAAAACATGCTGGCATGTCAAAGTCTGTTAAGGCAAAGAAATTAGTAATAAATTTAGGTGCACGCAAAATAAACATCACCAGTCCAAAATCTGATGCTCAAAGCTGCCAAGGCAAACAAGATTGGAAGGCTTCCAATG TTGATCACACAGGGAAAACAAAAGGCTTGATTAAGTTTGCAAGGAGAGAAGGGAATTTGATTAAGTTTGGAAAAGTAAAAGCTGAAGCTTCAAACTTCAGTCCCAAATCCGATGGAGCGAGTCATGCTGATGGTTATGAAACCATTCCCCTAGATTATGCTCGTGTTTCATCAGCTAAAAAGAGCCTTGAAGGAAGCAGGGCTGCAGTGGGACCTGCAGGTGAAGTCCCTAAATTAAGAAGTGACAGATTATCTGTGGGAAAGCAATCAGAGGTCAGGGTTGATACGCATACAGAAAGCAATGATGAATCTGGTGACACTCCTATATTGCAATCATtacaaaaggattcaaaattttctttgaagCTAAAGATTAAGAAACCTAATTTTGAAAATCAGAGTTCTCTGATTCCTCTTCGTGAAGAAGAAAAGAGTAACATAAGGGGCCAAAGGTCAAAAAGGAAGAGAGCTTTGAACTTCATGGAGAAAACGATGTCTAATGAAGATGAAGGTATGCCACAATCACATCTAGACAGTGAAATGATGGAGGCTAATTGGATATtgaaaaaattgggttatgatgcTATTGGAAAGAGAGTAGAAGTTCATCAGCCATCTGACAATTCATG GCACAAGGGAGTTGTCTCTGACATTGTTGAAGATACATCAATGTTATCTATTACTCTAGATGATGATAGAGTAAAGACCTTGGAACTTGGGAAGCAAGCAGTTCGCTTTGTTTCTCAAAAGCAAAAGAGGTCAAAAACATGA
- the LOC133679422 gene encoding protein TAB2 homolog, chloroplastic-like isoform X1 — translation MATLSFNPTRIPHKPMSKTASFSKPSEIPFPFSLKPSKHHVKPLHLQSNIITRLSVSTQEEEVETEKEDLEEDDPTAETVYLDQETDPDSIVEWELDFCSRPILDVRGKKVWELVVCDDSLSLQFTKYFPNNVINSITLKDAIVSISVDLGVPLPERIRFFRSQMQTIITKACKEIGIKPIPSKRCISLLLWLEERYETVYTRHPGFQKGAKPLLALDNPFPMELPDNLFGEKWAFVQLPFSAVREEIASLETRFFFGASLDLDLLGIEIDDKTMIPGLAVASSRAEPLAAWMNGLEVCAIEADTSRACLILSVGIATRYVYATYKKTPVTTAEAEAWEAAKKACGGLHFLAIQNDLDSDDCVGFWLLLDLPPSPV, via the exons ATGGCTACTCTTAGCTTCAATCCAACCAGAATTCCTCACAAACCCATGTCCAAAACCGCTTCTTTTTCAAAACCCTCAGAGAttcctttccctttctctctaAAACCCTCAAAACACCACGTAAAACCACTCCATCTCCAATCAAACATCATAACCAGACTCTCAGTTTCaacacaagaagaagaagtggaGACTGAAAAAGAGGACCTCGAAGAAGATGACCCAACTGCAGAAACGGTCTATCTTGACCAGGAAACTGACCCAGATAGCATTGTGGAGTGGGAGTTGGATTTTTGTTCTAGACCTATACTTGATGTCAGAGGCAAGAAAGTATGGGAGCTTGTTGTTTGTGATGATTCTTTGTCACTTCAATTCACAAAATACTTCCCTAACAATGTTATCAATAGCATCACTTTGAAGGATGCTATTGTATCCATTAGTGTGGATCTTGGTGTCCCCCTGCCTGAAAGAATCAGGTTCTTCAG GTCACAGATGCAGACAATTATAACCAAAGCATGTAAAGAGATAGGTATAAAGCCTATTCCAAGTAAACGG TGCATATCACTACTTCTATGGCTCGAGGAGCGCTATGAGACTGTATATACGCGTCATCCTGGTTTCCAAAAGGGAGCTAAACCACTTCTGGCATTAGATAACCCTTTCCCAATGGAACTTCCAGACAATCTTTTTGGGGAGAAATGGGCCTTCGTCCAATTACCTTTCTCAG CTGTCCGAGAGGAAATTGCATCATTAGagacaagatttttttttggtgcaagTCTGGATTTGGATTTATTGGGAATTGAGATTGATGACAAGACAATGATACCTGGACTTGCTGTTGCATCTTCACGTGCTGAACCATTAGCAG CGTGGATGAACGGGCTGGAAGTGTGCGCAATTGAAGCTGACACATCTCGTGCTTGCTTGATTCTATCAGTGGGAATTGCAACCCGTTATGTTTATGCTACCTATAAGAAAACTCCTGTAACAACAGCTGAAGCTGAAGCCTGGGAAGCTGCAAAGAAGGCATGTGGAGGCTTACATTTTCTTGCCATCCAAAACGACTTGGATTCAGATGACTGTGTTGGATTTTGGCTTTTACTAGACTTGCCGCCTTCACCTGTATGA
- the LOC133679422 gene encoding protein TAB2 homolog, chloroplastic-like isoform X2: protein MATLSFNPTRIPHKPMSKTASFSKPSEIPFPFSLKPSKHHVKPLHLQSNIITRLSVSTQEEEVETEKEDLEEDDPTAETVYLDQETDPDSIVEWELDFCSRPILDVRGKKVWELVVCDDSLSLQFTKYFPNNVINSITLKDAIVSISVDLGVPLPERIRFFRSQMQTIITKACKEIGIKPIPSKRCISLLLWLEERYETVYTRHPGFQKGAKPLLALDNPFPMELPDNLFGEKWAFVQLPFSAVREEIASLETRFFFGASLDLDLLGIEIDDKTMIPGLAVASSRAEPLAGHDVIDTVSFLWALIAFVISLLMTS, encoded by the exons ATGGCTACTCTTAGCTTCAATCCAACCAGAATTCCTCACAAACCCATGTCCAAAACCGCTTCTTTTTCAAAACCCTCAGAGAttcctttccctttctctctaAAACCCTCAAAACACCACGTAAAACCACTCCATCTCCAATCAAACATCATAACCAGACTCTCAGTTTCaacacaagaagaagaagtggaGACTGAAAAAGAGGACCTCGAAGAAGATGACCCAACTGCAGAAACGGTCTATCTTGACCAGGAAACTGACCCAGATAGCATTGTGGAGTGGGAGTTGGATTTTTGTTCTAGACCTATACTTGATGTCAGAGGCAAGAAAGTATGGGAGCTTGTTGTTTGTGATGATTCTTTGTCACTTCAATTCACAAAATACTTCCCTAACAATGTTATCAATAGCATCACTTTGAAGGATGCTATTGTATCCATTAGTGTGGATCTTGGTGTCCCCCTGCCTGAAAGAATCAGGTTCTTCAG GTCACAGATGCAGACAATTATAACCAAAGCATGTAAAGAGATAGGTATAAAGCCTATTCCAAGTAAACGG TGCATATCACTACTTCTATGGCTCGAGGAGCGCTATGAGACTGTATATACGCGTCATCCTGGTTTCCAAAAGGGAGCTAAACCACTTCTGGCATTAGATAACCCTTTCCCAATGGAACTTCCAGACAATCTTTTTGGGGAGAAATGGGCCTTCGTCCAATTACCTTTCTCAG CTGTCCGAGAGGAAATTGCATCATTAGagacaagatttttttttggtgcaagTCTGGATTTGGATTTATTGGGAATTGAGATTGATGACAAGACAATGATACCTGGACTTGCTGTTGCATCTTCACGTGCTGAACCATTAGCAG GGCATGATGTAATTGATACAGTTAGCTTTCTCTGGGCCCTAATCGCATTTGTGATATCCCTGCTGATGACATCTTAG
- the LOC133679324 gene encoding uncharacterized protein LOC133679324 isoform X1, with translation MGAERYRPPLFSVAPMMEWTDKHYRTVARIISKHAWLYTEMLAAETIVYQQGNLDRFLAFPSEQHPIVLQIGGNNLDNIAKATQLANAYGFDEINLNCGCPSAKVAGHGCFGARLMLDPKFVSEAMSVIAANTDVPVSVKCRIGVDDHDSYNELCDFIYKVSSLSPTKHFIIHSRKAMLNGISPADNRRIPPLKYEYYYALLRDFPDLRFTINGGIDCVDEVNAALREGAHGVMVGRAAYNNLWNTLAHVDSAVYGEPSSGLTRRQVLEQYQVYGDAVLGTYGNNRPNMRELIRPLSGFFYSEPGNSLWKRKADAAFLNKNITTVKSFFEETLVVIPDAVLDSPVAELPSGRKDLFANVQGLLPPPYETRTEEVVVNAQS, from the exons ATGGGTGCCGAGCGATACCGTCCTCCTTTGTTCAG TGTTGCACCTATGATGGAGTGGACCGATAAACATTACAGGACTGTTGCACGGATCATATCAAAACATGCATGGCTGTATACGGAGATGCTTGCTGCGGAAACAATTGTTTATCAACAAGGAAATTTG GACAGATTTTTGGCATTTCCTTCTGAACAACATCCCATTGTGCTGCAAATTGGTGGGAATAATTTAGACAACATTGCAAAAGCAACTCAACTTGCTAATGCTTATGGCTTTGATGAAATTAACTTGAA TTGTGGGTGTCCTAGTGCCAAGGTAGCTGGACATGGATGTTTTGGTGCCCGTCTTATGCTCGATCCAAAG TTTGTCAGTGAAGCCATGTCAGTAATCGCTGCCAACACAGATGTCCCTGTCAGTGTTAAGTGCCGAATTGGTGTAGATGATCATGATTCTTATAATGAGCTAT GTGATTTTATCTATAAGGTTTCTTCTCTATCTCCCACTAAGCATTTTATTATACATTCACGGAAGGCTATGCTCAATGGCATTAGCCCAGCTGACAATCGAAGGATTCCTCCCTTGAA ATATGAGTACTATTACGCCCTCTTACGTGATTTTCCTGACTTAAGATTTACAATAAATGGAGGCATAGATTGTGTTGATGAG GTAAATGCAGCCTTAAGGGAAGGAGCGCATGGTGTAATGGTTGGGCGTGCTGCCTACAATAA cCTTTGGAATACTCTGGCACATGTTGATTCTGCTGTTTATGGCGAGCCAAGCAGCGGCCTTACACGTCGTCAG GTCCTTGAACAATATCAAGTATATGGGGATGCTGTTCTGGGAACGTATGGGAATAATAGGCCTAATATGCGGGAGTTGATAAGG CCTTTATCTGGTTTTTTCTATTCTGAACCCGGAAACAGTTTGTGGAAACGCAAAGCTGATGCTGCTTTCCTGAATAAGAATATCACG ACAGTCAAATCCTTTTTTGAAGAAACCCTAGTAGTGATTCCTGATGCTGTCTTGGATTCACCTGTTGCGGAGCTACCATCTGGTCGTAAAGATCTTTTTGCTAATGTACAGGGATTGCTTCCACCACCATATGAAACCAGAACAGAGGAGGTAGTAGTAAATGCTCAGTCTTAA
- the LOC133679324 gene encoding uncharacterized protein LOC133679324 isoform X2, with amino-acid sequence MGAERYRPPLFRTVARIISKHAWLYTEMLAAETIVYQQGNLDRFLAFPSEQHPIVLQIGGNNLDNIAKATQLANAYGFDEINLNCGCPSAKVAGHGCFGARLMLDPKFVSEAMSVIAANTDVPVSVKCRIGVDDHDSYNELCDFIYKVSSLSPTKHFIIHSRKAMLNGISPADNRRIPPLKYEYYYALLRDFPDLRFTINGGIDCVDEVNAALREGAHGVMVGRAAYNNLWNTLAHVDSAVYGEPSSGLTRRQVLEQYQVYGDAVLGTYGNNRPNMRELIRPLSGFFYSEPGNSLWKRKADAAFLNKNITTVKSFFEETLVVIPDAVLDSPVAELPSGRKDLFANVQGLLPPPYETRTEEVVVNAQS; translated from the exons ATGGGTGCCGAGCGATACCGTCCTCCTTTGTTCAG GACTGTTGCACGGATCATATCAAAACATGCATGGCTGTATACGGAGATGCTTGCTGCGGAAACAATTGTTTATCAACAAGGAAATTTG GACAGATTTTTGGCATTTCCTTCTGAACAACATCCCATTGTGCTGCAAATTGGTGGGAATAATTTAGACAACATTGCAAAAGCAACTCAACTTGCTAATGCTTATGGCTTTGATGAAATTAACTTGAA TTGTGGGTGTCCTAGTGCCAAGGTAGCTGGACATGGATGTTTTGGTGCCCGTCTTATGCTCGATCCAAAG TTTGTCAGTGAAGCCATGTCAGTAATCGCTGCCAACACAGATGTCCCTGTCAGTGTTAAGTGCCGAATTGGTGTAGATGATCATGATTCTTATAATGAGCTAT GTGATTTTATCTATAAGGTTTCTTCTCTATCTCCCACTAAGCATTTTATTATACATTCACGGAAGGCTATGCTCAATGGCATTAGCCCAGCTGACAATCGAAGGATTCCTCCCTTGAA ATATGAGTACTATTACGCCCTCTTACGTGATTTTCCTGACTTAAGATTTACAATAAATGGAGGCATAGATTGTGTTGATGAG GTAAATGCAGCCTTAAGGGAAGGAGCGCATGGTGTAATGGTTGGGCGTGCTGCCTACAATAA cCTTTGGAATACTCTGGCACATGTTGATTCTGCTGTTTATGGCGAGCCAAGCAGCGGCCTTACACGTCGTCAG GTCCTTGAACAATATCAAGTATATGGGGATGCTGTTCTGGGAACGTATGGGAATAATAGGCCTAATATGCGGGAGTTGATAAGG CCTTTATCTGGTTTTTTCTATTCTGAACCCGGAAACAGTTTGTGGAAACGCAAAGCTGATGCTGCTTTCCTGAATAAGAATATCACG ACAGTCAAATCCTTTTTTGAAGAAACCCTAGTAGTGATTCCTGATGCTGTCTTGGATTCACCTGTTGCGGAGCTACCATCTGGTCGTAAAGATCTTTTTGCTAATGTACAGGGATTGCTTCCACCACCATATGAAACCAGAACAGAGGAGGTAGTAGTAAATGCTCAGTCTTAA